AGTACAAAACATAATATTTCCTCCCTACATAAAGCCACAAACGTATAATTAGCCATGACCACCTTACCATTGTTCTCGTATTTGCTATTTCGTTATAAATTTAATATTTCCCTGCTACTCCTAAAAATATTCTAAAAACACTATTTTATTTATAAAAAAAAGCGGAATAAATGACAATTTAAATCATTCATCCCGCTTTTCCGCATCCATTATTTCATTTCTGAACATTTTTCTGACGCTCATTCCAGATAATTTCATTCCGTTTGTCCCTCGCCTCATCCCCCCCTTCATGTCCCAGAAGGTAAACTCAGTACTTTTAATATTCTGGTTATACTAAATAACATTTACGCTGTCTCGATGATAGACAAAGTCACTGTGAATATCATTACACACCATGTGCATGATGCCACAAGTTATCATAATATACAATACGGCCGTAGTATTTATAAAAAAAGCCGCTTCCACAAACATTTATTTATGGAAGCGGCTTTTTATACCTGCACATCTAAAACAGTCTGTATTCAACATAACGCCCAAACCATATTGAACACTTACAAGAATTACGGACATATAAACAGGTTGCAGGCTTCAGTATTTTCCCGTATACCGATAGACTTCCGTCCAGCCGCGGCCATAGGCACTATAGCAGTCGATTTCGCCGCCCTGGTCGCCGGTGCGCCAATCGCCGCCCTGCCCGTTTTGCACACCTTTGGCTTCCACGGTCCAGCCATCACCAACATACAAAGCCACATGATGTGCCGGGTCACAGAGAATATCGCCACGCTTCAGATTGTTTTTGACCGCCTGCCAGGAATACCGGGTGAAACCGCCAATTCGCTGCAAATCAGGCCAGATGGTATCCGCATCGCCCGTATACTGCTTGCCATGATAAAGCTTCCTATAATCAGGATTTTTATGCCAGGCCTCAATAATCGGAAAGCCCGCGTGCTCCAGAGCATGATAGATGAAGGATGAGCAGTCATAGTCCGGGCCCTCACGGGAACCTGTATAAGGACGGCTGGCCGTGGCGTTTTCCTTTCCCTGACTATAGCCATGACGATTATCGGCCGCTGTCTTCATGGCCCAAGCGATGGCTTTTTCCATGGGATTGCTGTTTGACGCACCTGCCTGGGCAATAGTGCCCCCCAGCAGCATAAATTGCACCACCAACAAAGAAATTACCAATACACAGTTTACTCTTTTCATAGTTTCACCAACTTCATAAAAAAAAACGAGTCGTTCATCTGTACTTATCATACAAGATGAACGACTCTATTACAATAGGGGCTTTTTATAGGAACTTAGCAGATTTCAACGAGATTTACGCCTAGCATTACGCCCAGGTCATGAATCTGTTCTTCCGTGAGGCGGAAGGACAGTACCGTATGGTGGCCGCCACCAGCTTTAATCCATTCGGTGGAGCCTTTCTTGAGGCCGCATTTCGGCGTCCAAAGCTGTTTTGCCACCGGCAGATGCGGGGTTTCAGCCTCTGCTTTGCGGCAATCAACAGGATAGCTGATCATGCGGAAACCATCGCGGAAATCAGCGACCGTTACATCGACAGCTTCGCCATCAGCGCCGGTGAATACCAGACGGGCCGGGTCATCCTTGCCGCCGATATCGAGCGGATGAACTTCCACTTTCGGTTTGTCGCTGGCAATCGTCGGGTCAACTTCGAGCATATGCGCACCGAGGATTGCTTCATGGCCTTTGCGCAGGTCAAGGGTGTAGTCTTCCATAAATACCGTACGGTCATTGTGGGCCATGATTTTCAGCAGGCGAGTCAGAGCAGCATGCTTCCAGTCGCCTTCAGCAGCGAAGCCATAGCCATCGCGCATCAGCATCTGAGCAGCCAGGCCCGGCAGCTGTTTGAGCCCCTTGAGGTCCTGGAAGTTGGTGCAGAAAGCATTGTAGCCTCTATCATCGAGGAATTTCTTGATGGCAATGTATTCGCGAAGCTGATAGCGTACAGATGCCTCAAATTTTTCCTGCGGGTTATCCTGCGGATTGAGCGTGTACATTTCAGCCAGTTTCTTGTATTCAGCGTCGATGTCAGCTTCCGAAACAGCATCTACCTCATCCACGAGTTCACCGACCGGCCAATAGTCAACCGTCCAGCCGAGCTGAATCTGAGCTTCTACTTTATCACCTTCGGTAACAGCTACGTCACGCATGGTATCACCGAAACGGCAGACGCGGATATGGAAGCTTTCGTTGTAAGCTACAGCTACATCCTGCCAATCAGCGATTTCCTTCTGGACTTCCTCGTCACCCCAGTAGCCATAAACAATCTTGTTGTTAATGTTCAGACGGGAGTTAAGATAGCCGTATTCACGGTCGCCATGAGCACTCTGGTTGAGGTTCATGTAGTCAAAGTCAATCGTAGCGTAGGGAATTTCGTTGAGATACTGGGTAGCCAGATGCAGGAGCGGTTTCTGCAGGAGTTTCGTGCCGCGAATCCAGTTCTTGGCCGGAGAGAAGGTGTGCATCCAAGTGATGATACCAGCTACTTCATCATGGTAGTTGACATCCTTCATGAACTGCGTGATGCCATCAGCCGTGGTCATAACGCCTTTGCAGACCACCTTATACGGAAGTTTGCCGCTGGCATTGAGCTTGTCCACAATGTCCTGTGTGTCACGTTCTACATTCTTGAGCTGTTCTTCACCATAGAGATGCTGGCTGCCTGCAACAAACCAAAATTCATAATTTTTTACTTCCAACATTGAAATTACTTCCCTTCTACATTATTGACTTATTTATCCGCGACGACTTTACCGGCCTGCTGTTCCAGCGGCAGACCTTCCTGATAAGCCGCAATAAACTTCTTGCAGCCCTCAACACCTTCTGCATTAGGTGTCAGCGTGGTGCTTTGAGGATTCTTAAAGACCTTGGTATCCAGGAAATCCGGCAGGCTTTCCTGACCTGCATTTGTCTTGGCGTAGACTGCCAGTACTGCCATGCCCCAAGGGCCGCCTTCGCTGGCGGTTTCCATTACGGTAATGGGAATCCCCAGACTGTCGGACAAAACCTGCTGCGCAATGACCGGCGTCTTGAACAAACCGCCCTGGGCCACCATCACATCAGTCTTTACACCTTCATCCTTAATCAGCACATCCATGCCGATTTTCAGCGGCGCAAAGGCACCGTAGAGCTGCGCCAGCATGAAATTGCCCAGGCTCATATGGCTGTGCGGGGTTCTGACAAACAACGGCCGGCCGGCTTCCACGTTGGTGATATTCTCACCGGAGAGGCAGCTGTAATTCACCAGACCGCCTGCATCCTTGTCGGCGCCCTGTACAGTGTTGAACAGGGTGCTGTAGAGCTTTGCCGGCGTTTGTTCGTGGCCAATGGCCTTGGCAAATTCACCGAACATGTTCACCCAGGCATTGATATCGGAAGAACAGTTGTTGACATGCACCATGGCAACATTGGCACCGTCAGGGGTTGTTACGATGTCGATATCCCGATGCACCTGCTTCAAGGGTTCATCCAACACATTCATGGAGAATGCGGAAGTACCTACAGAGATATTGCCCGTGCGTTTGCGCACACTATTGGTGGATACCATGCCCGTGCCGGCATCCCCTTCCGGCGGTGCCATGAGGGCACCGGCCTGCAATGTGCCGGTGGGGTCGAGCAGTCTTGCCCCAGCTTCCGTCAGATGACCGGCCTCCACGCCAGCCCGCAGGGATTTCGGCAGGATTGCCGTCAGCTTCCAGGGGAAAGCTGCCACTTCCGGCAGGCCATCGAAAATCTTGACCATGCCAGCATTATAATCGCCCGTTGCCTCATCAATCGGGAACATGCCCGAGGCATCGCCGACGCCCAAAACCTTCTCACCGCAGAGCTGCCAATGAATGTAGCCTGCCAAAGTCGTTAAGAAGTCAATATCCTTTACATGTTCCTCACCATTCAGAATGGCCTGGTACAGATGGGCAATGCTCCAGCGCTGCGGAATATTGAAGGAAAGTTTCTCCGTCAGCTTATCTGCCGCTTCACCTGTGATATTGTTCCTCCAGGTGCGGAAGGGCGCCAGTTGCTTGCCGTCCTTGTCAAAGGGCAGGTAGCCGTGCATCATGGCACTGATGCCGATGGAACCAATCTGCGTCAGGGACACATGATAGCGGCTCTTGACATCCGCTGCCAGCTCCTTAAAGCAGGTCTGAATTCCCTTCCAGGCTTCGGACATTTCGTAAGTCCAGATGCCGTCCACCAGTTGGTTTTCCCATTCAAAACTGGAAGTTGCCAACGTTTCGCAGTTCTCGTTCACGAGCACGGCCTTGATGCGTGTGGAACCCAGCTCCACCCCCAGTGCCGTAGCACCGCTTTCAATGCTAGCCGCATTTTTTACCAAGTCCATAACCAATAACCTCCTAAATGATGACGGTTATATCTTAATATACCGCCTCGTCCACATCAGATATGAACGAGGTCGTATATTTAGCCCATATTTGTCGCCGGGCAGGCTTCATCTTTTTTTTCGTGTGCAATTCCCGCTGCTTCAATTTCTTCCAGCGTTGCACCACGCGTTTCCGGTACACAGTTCCGGATAAAGGCTACGCCTAAGAGGCAGATGCAGCCAAAGATGGCAAATACGGCGGCCTGCGAAATGCTGGCGGTCATAATGGGGAATAACAGACCGACCAGGAAGGAGCCAATCCAGTTGAAGGAGGAAGCCATACCGGAAGCACGGCCGCGAATTGCCAAGGGGAATATTTCACCAACAATTACCCAGGTAAGGGGTGCCCAGGTAAAGGAGTAAAACGCAACATACACACACAGGAAACCAACAATCATCATGGGGTCCGTATCCGGCACAATGCTGTTGATAACAGCCGGCAGGATGAAGGAAAGCCCCATAACCGTGCCGCCCAAAGTCAGCAGCGTGCGACGGTTGAAACGGTCAGCCACAGCCAGGAATACCAGAGAACCAAGAACCAGCAGAATGCCCTGAATAATCGGCCACATCAGCTGGGAGCTGGCGGCCTGACCCGTAGCCTGTTCCACAATCAGCGGAATGTAATAGAAAATTGCATTAGCGCCCTGGAACTGCTGGAAGGCAGCCACACCAACGCCAGCGGTAACCAGATAGCGGTATTTATCAGAGAGAAGTGTACTAAAGGAAGTATTGGCAGCTGCTGCCGATTCTTCCTGAGCCGTTTCCTGAATGTCGCGGAGTTCTGCATCCACTTCATGTTTTTCACGGATAAAGCCAAGCACCTGACGAGCTTCCTCAATTTTGCCATGACGGACGAGGAAACGCGGAGATTCTGGCAGGCGAAGTACGCCCAAGAACAAAATGATAGCAGGTACGGCGGCCAGACTCAGCATGAGTCTCCAAGCCAGCGTTTCCGGCATATCTTTTAATAAGAAGTCAACTACATAAGACAGGAGCATACCGGATACAATCATGGTCTGGTTGATACCGGAGAGCCGCCCGCGCAGACGAGCTGGAGACATTTCCGACATATAGGCCGGCACGAGTGCAGATGCCGCACCAACAGCCAAGCCCAAAAGCACACGAACCGCAATCAGATATAGGGAACCGTCCTGCGGAGCCAAACCGGATAAAATCGAACCTACAACAAAAATAAGTGCTGATAAAAGAATCATTTTGCGGCGGCCCAGCTTATCGGAAAGCTGACCTGCTAAAGCGCCGCCAAAGATGGCGCCGAACATTACAGAAGAAGTAATCCAGCCGATGATGCTGGCGTTGCCTGCCAGGCCCCAGTCATTCTGCAGAAAGGGAAGTGCGCCGGTCATAACGCCGATATCATAGCCAAAAAGAATACCACCAAACGAACCAAAGAAATAAATGAATGCGCTGGAGATTTTCTTCTCCTGTGCATTAGAGGAACCCATTGTCATTGTGTACTAACCTCGCTTCTTTGTTGTCTACCATTGTGATTTACCATTCTGTGTTCGAGCACATTTATAATATAACATTACCAAATTGCTTTGTCAATGTTTTTATCGTTTTTTATTTGTGCTATATTTATAAATCTATATGGTATTTTCAGTAAATTCTTTTTTATTAAAAGGCCCCCGGCAGAGAAATCTGCTGGGGGCCAGTATTGTGTCACCGAGCACAGTTGCCGGTGATTTCCTTTAGATACTTAATGAGCAGCCGCTCGTCATCATAGACCTGCCGACCTTTCTTGGTGACGATGCCGGAATTGATATAGAAGGGTTCTTTCATGGGAATAACAACCAAATCATCCCGCTGCAGAACAGCCTGACGTGTTAGGAAGGTACTGCCAATCCCAGCCCGCACCAGATTCTTGATGGTATGCAGATACGGCGAATAATGCACGACCTGCGGCTTACCGTTCTCCTTGGCATACATATCATGTACCATGCGATAGACAAAGAAACTGCTATCCAATAAGACCAGCGGTTCTTCCTGGACATCCTCCAATGTAATATATGATTTTGCCGCCAAGGGATTTTCCGGACGGGTTACGAGACAGCATTCGCAGGCAAAGAGCTTTTCATAATTGAGTTTTTGGCTAAAACCGGCTTCATAGTTGGTAAAGGCGATATCGAGCTTCTCCTCCTCCACCATGTTCAAGGCAGAGATACCGCCGGATTCAATGATATCCAGACGGATTTCCGGATGCTGCTGACGGAACTCGCCCAGAATCCGGGGCAGGAATTGTGTCCCGAGCTGCAAGGGCATCGCCATGCGAATATGATTGCGATTGTGTGCCATGTCCTGAATTTCATCATCTAACTGGTCTATCTGATCCAAAATGTGTTTGACTTTGCCAAGTAATTTGCTTCCCTCATTGGTAATGAGTATCTTTCTTCCTTCACGATGGAATAGATTCAAGCCCGTCTCTGCCTCCAGAGTCTGCATGGCTACACTGATGGTAGGCTGGGAAACATGCAGATGCTCCGCTGCTTTGGTGATATTCTGCCATTGGCAGACTTCATAAAAATAACGCATCTGTATAAGGGTCATCATTCTTCACCTCATCATTCTGTTCTTTTTATTATAACCCCGTTGTTCCACTTTTACCACAGGCAAACCTTCTCTTGCCAGGACATAAAACATATAGGAAAAACTTATACATTTATCAAAAAACCGTATTTTACACTTCCTTGTTTCTATGACATAATACTATTTATCGAAGACTTGAGAGTATATAACTATTGTATATTCTCTCTTCCTTTCCATAACACAACATCACATTAGAAAAAGTCAGGCCAGTCCCCTTGGGCTGGCTTTTTCGTGCGCAAATTTAGCGGTATAATAGATAGAGCAATTATCGTACAGGAGGCACCGCCATGAAATTCTTTCACCTTTCCGACCTGCATATCGGTCTGAAACTGGTCAATCACGACCTGACAGCGGACCAGCGGTATATATTGGCACAAATCGTTACCAAAGCCCGTGAACGCCAGCCAGATGCTATTGTAATCGCCGGAGATATTTATGATAAGGCCATTCCTTCAGCAGAAGCTGTTGGCCTATTTGATGAGTTTATCACCCAACTGCATCAGGCGGTACCTGCTGCGGAAATCATGTTGATTTCCGGCAACCATGACAGTGCCCAGCGAGTCAATGTCTTCCGTCATGTGCTGGCCAGTCATAAAATCCATCTCATCGGTCTGCCCCCCATGGAAGAAGATGAATACATCCCCAAAGTCACCCTTAGCGATGAGTACGGCCCGGTAAACTTCTACCTGCTGCCCTTCGTCAAGCCCTCCATGGTCAAACGCATCACAGGTACGGATGAGAACGGAAATAATCTATCCTATGACGCCGCCCTCCATGCTCTTGTTGCACGTGAAACAATTGGCCAGACGCAGCGCAATGTGCTGGTCAGCCATCAATTCTATCTTTCCACCGGTGGCAGTGCTGATGATGTCACTCGCAGTGATTCCGAAATCATCACCGTGGGCAATATCGACTCCATCAACGGCGATATGCTGGAGCAGTTCGACTACGCCGCCCTTGGCCATATCCATAAGCCTCAAAAACTCAACGGCAAGGATTGTTACCGTTATTGCGGCACACCTTTGGCCTGCTCCATCAGCGAGGCTGGCCAAGCCAAGGGAATCATTGAGGTGGAACTGGCGGAAAAAAACAGTGTTAAGACCACCGTACTCCCCCTGGAACCACTGCACCCTGTCCGCAAGCTGAAAGATACGCTCCGAAATATACTGGCCCTGCCTTCTGATGATTATGTCAGCATCACCCTCACGGATAAAGAGGACTTGGATGTATTCGACATGCAGGACAGACTGCGCGAAGCCTTCCCCAACCTGTTAGAAATCCAACGGGAAAGTCAGCGTCAGGTCAACTATCAGCAAAAGATTACGGCTCAGGATATCCTTTCCCCCTTCGACCTCTGTAAAAATTTCTTGGAAGATATTGACCCAGAAGAAGAAAAACTGCTTACAGAAATCATCAACGACATACAGCAGTCGAACGGAAAGGAGAAACAGGCGTGAAACCCATAAAACTTACCCTACAGGCCTTTGGCTCCTACGGGGAGCAAACCATCATCGACTTTACCCGTCCCGTGCAAAGTCTTTTTCTCGTTACCGGAGATACCGGTGCAGGCAAGACCACGATTTTTGATGCCCTGGTCTACGCCCTTTATGGCGAAAACAGCTCCAATACCAACAAAAAAACCGGCAACGACCTGCAAAGCCAGTTTGTCGGCAGGGATGTCACGCCTTTTGTGGAGCTGACCTTCAGTGAAGCCCAAGGCGGCGCTGAGGAAATCTATACCGTCCACCGCTCCCCTGCCCATCTGCGCAAACGCCAACGTGGCCAGGGCGGGGATATCCCTGTCAATGAAACCATTGCGCTGACCATGCCTGATGGCCGGGATTTCAACGGCAAGAATAACGAAATCAACAATAAGCTGCAGGAAATCATCGGCCTGACCAAGGAGCAATTCATGCAGGTCGGCATGATTGCCCAAGGGGAATTTATGGAACTCCTGCGCACAGACTCAGGCACAAAAAAGGAGATTTTCCGCAAGCTGTTCAACACCGCTATTTTTCAGCAGATTACGGATAACTTAAAGGAGCGGAACAAGGCAGCCCAGAGTGAAATGGATAAACTTCTGCTGCGCTGCAAACTGAAAGCCGAAGATATACAGCTGCCGGAAAATATCCCCTCCGACCACCCACTAGCCGAACTAAAAACAGCCATTATCAAGTCCGAAAAGCCGAATATCGTCACGATTGAAAAACTACTGGAAGAATTGCCCACTCTCTGTGAAAGCCTTGCCCAACAGGAAAAGGAACTCAAGCAGTACTTTACGGCGCTATCGGCGCAAAGAGAACAGAGCATATCCCAATACACTGCGGGAAAACTTCTCGCAGACGCTTATGCTGAATTGGATAAGATTACGGAACAAGAAAAGGAACTCACAACCCAGCAGAGCGATCAAGAAAAAAATGCCCAACTCGCTCAGGCAATCATGGATGCCTATCAGATAAAGTCCGCCCATGACCTCTACGCCAGTCAGGCAAAACTCCTGCAGGATACCATGGCCCAAAAGGAACGCGAAACAGCCCGCCTTCCCGAACTCAAAACAGCTGAAGAAACAGCCACGAGCCAAAGTCAGGCAGCCAAGAAGGCATACACACAGGAATTATCCGCCTTCTCCGCACTGCAGACAAAAGTTACGGCCGCCAAAGAAAATTTTGCCGCCATAGCCGCAGCCGAAAAAGCCTGTACCGCTGCCAAAGCGCAAGCTGCTGCTGCCCAGGCAGAAAAAGAAAAAACACAAAAAACCTTAACCGCTTTTAACGAGGACATCAAGCAATGGAACA
The Selenomonas ruminantium AC2024 DNA segment above includes these coding regions:
- a CDS encoding NlpC/P60 family protein, yielding MVISLLVVQFMLLGGTIAQAGASNSNPMEKAIAWAMKTAADNRHGYSQGKENATASRPYTGSREGPDYDCSSFIYHALEHAGFPIIEAWHKNPDYRKLYHGKQYTGDADTIWPDLQRIGGFTRYSWQAVKNNLKRGDILCDPAHHVALYVGDGWTVEAKGVQNGQGGDWRTGDQGGEIDCYSAYGRGWTEVYRYTGKY
- the araA gene encoding L-arabinose isomerase, with the translated sequence MLEVKNYEFWFVAGSQHLYGEEQLKNVERDTQDIVDKLNASGKLPYKVVCKGVMTTADGITQFMKDVNYHDEVAGIITWMHTFSPAKNWIRGTKLLQKPLLHLATQYLNEIPYATIDFDYMNLNQSAHGDREYGYLNSRLNINNKIVYGYWGDEEVQKEIADWQDVAVAYNESFHIRVCRFGDTMRDVAVTEGDKVEAQIQLGWTVDYWPVGELVDEVDAVSEADIDAEYKKLAEMYTLNPQDNPQEKFEASVRYQLREYIAIKKFLDDRGYNAFCTNFQDLKGLKQLPGLAAQMLMRDGYGFAAEGDWKHAALTRLLKIMAHNDRTVFMEDYTLDLRKGHEAILGAHMLEVDPTIASDKPKVEVHPLDIGGKDDPARLVFTGADGEAVDVTVADFRDGFRMISYPVDCRKAEAETPHLPVAKQLWTPKCGLKKGSTEWIKAGGGHHTVLSFRLTEEQIHDLGVMLGVNLVEIC
- a CDS encoding xylulokinase, with the protein product MDLVKNAASIESGATALGVELGSTRIKAVLVNENCETLATSSFEWENQLVDGIWTYEMSEAWKGIQTCFKELAADVKSRYHVSLTQIGSIGISAMMHGYLPFDKDGKQLAPFRTWRNNITGEAADKLTEKLSFNIPQRWSIAHLYQAILNGEEHVKDIDFLTTLAGYIHWQLCGEKVLGVGDASGMFPIDEATGDYNAGMVKIFDGLPEVAAFPWKLTAILPKSLRAGVEAGHLTEAGARLLDPTGTLQAGALMAPPEGDAGTGMVSTNSVRKRTGNISVGTSAFSMNVLDEPLKQVHRDIDIVTTPDGANVAMVHVNNCSSDINAWVNMFGEFAKAIGHEQTPAKLYSTLFNTVQGADKDAGGLVNYSCLSGENITNVEAGRPLFVRTPHSHMSLGNFMLAQLYGAFAPLKIGMDVLIKDEGVKTDVMVAQGGLFKTPVIAQQVLSDSLGIPITVMETASEGGPWGMAVLAVYAKTNAGQESLPDFLDTKVFKNPQSTTLTPNAEGVEGCKKFIAAYQEGLPLEQQAGKVVADK
- a CDS encoding sugar porter family MFS transporter → MTMGSSNAQEKKISSAFIYFFGSFGGILFGYDIGVMTGALPFLQNDWGLAGNASIIGWITSSVMFGAIFGGALAGQLSDKLGRRKMILLSALIFVVGSILSGLAPQDGSLYLIAVRVLLGLAVGAASALVPAYMSEMSPARLRGRLSGINQTMIVSGMLLSYVVDFLLKDMPETLAWRLMLSLAAVPAIILFLGVLRLPESPRFLVRHGKIEEARQVLGFIREKHEVDAELRDIQETAQEESAAAANTSFSTLLSDKYRYLVTAGVGVAAFQQFQGANAIFYYIPLIVEQATGQAASSQLMWPIIQGILLVLGSLVFLAVADRFNRRTLLTLGGTVMGLSFILPAVINSIVPDTDPMMIVGFLCVYVAFYSFTWAPLTWVIVGEIFPLAIRGRASGMASSFNWIGSFLVGLLFPIMTASISQAAVFAIFGCICLLGVAFIRNCVPETRGATLEEIEAAGIAHEKKDEACPATNMG
- a CDS encoding LysR family transcriptional regulator, which produces MTLIQMRYFYEVCQWQNITKAAEHLHVSQPTISVAMQTLEAETGLNLFHREGRKILITNEGSKLLGKVKHILDQIDQLDDEIQDMAHNRNHIRMAMPLQLGTQFLPRILGEFRQQHPEIRLDIIESGGISALNMVEEEKLDIAFTNYEAGFSQKLNYEKLFACECCLVTRPENPLAAKSYITLEDVQEEPLVLLDSSFFVYRMVHDMYAKENGKPQVVHYSPYLHTIKNLVRAGIGSTFLTRQAVLQRDDLVVIPMKEPFYINSGIVTKKGRQVYDDERLLIKYLKEITGNCAR
- a CDS encoding exonuclease SbcCD subunit D, translated to MKFFHLSDLHIGLKLVNHDLTADQRYILAQIVTKARERQPDAIVIAGDIYDKAIPSAEAVGLFDEFITQLHQAVPAAEIMLISGNHDSAQRVNVFRHVLASHKIHLIGLPPMEEDEYIPKVTLSDEYGPVNFYLLPFVKPSMVKRITGTDENGNNLSYDAALHALVARETIGQTQRNVLVSHQFYLSTGGSADDVTRSDSEIITVGNIDSINGDMLEQFDYAALGHIHKPQKLNGKDCYRYCGTPLACSISEAGQAKGIIEVELAEKNSVKTTVLPLEPLHPVRKLKDTLRNILALPSDDYVSITLTDKEDLDVFDMQDRLREAFPNLLEIQRESQRQVNYQQKITAQDILSPFDLCKNFLEDIDPEEEKLLTEIINDIQQSNGKEKQA